One Gordonia mangrovi genomic region harbors:
- a CDS encoding SanA/YdcF family protein — translation MLSTVARWVVIIGLVAAELVITVAGTWIYFSSAGRVLDADEVPPGSTALVLGSLVDDGLPGSYVRGRLDTALDLYENGGVVRIINSGNGSAAAGDEPAVMRSYLEERGVPADDIVDDPLGMDTDASCRRAHDVFGVRRAVIVTQDFHVSRAIALCRSWGIDATGVAARCECATWTVLRNHLRELLLARPRALVGLPVQDVESSAGSAELHGSALTT, via the coding sequence ATGCTGTCGACGGTGGCGCGCTGGGTGGTGATCATCGGGTTGGTGGCAGCCGAACTTGTGATCACCGTCGCCGGAACCTGGATCTACTTCTCCTCGGCCGGAAGGGTTCTCGACGCCGACGAGGTGCCGCCGGGGTCGACTGCGCTGGTGTTGGGCTCCCTCGTCGACGACGGGCTACCCGGCAGCTACGTGCGGGGCCGGCTCGACACCGCGCTGGACCTGTATGAGAACGGTGGGGTCGTCCGGATCATCAACTCGGGCAACGGGAGTGCCGCAGCCGGCGACGAACCCGCGGTGATGCGCAGCTACCTCGAGGAGCGCGGCGTCCCGGCCGACGACATCGTCGACGACCCGCTCGGAATGGATACCGATGCCAGCTGCCGGCGAGCTCACGACGTCTTTGGTGTGCGACGCGCGGTGATCGTGACCCAGGATTTTCACGTCTCCCGGGCCATCGCGCTGTGTCGTTCGTGGGGGATCGACGCGACCGGGGTCGCGGCCCGGTGTGAGTGCGCCACCTGGACGGTCCTGCGCAACCATCTGCGCGAACTGTTGCTGGCGAGGCCTCGGGCCTTGGTGGGTCTGCCGGTTCAGGACGTCGAATCGTCCGCGGGCTCGGCAGAACTCCACGGTTCGGCGTTGACCACCTGA
- a CDS encoding WS/DGAT/MGAT family O-acyltransferase: MPYMPVTESMFLIAETREQPMHAGGLQLFIPRAGQSATELAEEIFETFHSCPEIRPLFRKRPASPASLVGTLAWSFDDDIDVDYHVRRAVLPPPGRIRELLRYVSLNHSALLDRTRPMWELHIIEGLDDGRVAVYTKIHHSLIDGVSALRLLENSLSPDPEARHGTAWWDPALIRRRGPRPPRSLLSRITAPIGQAIDVVGQVVGAAPAAAKIAWTAVTDDHFASPFVPAPKTILDVPIGSARRFAAQQWPRHRLDAIGRALGITFNDVVVGMCSGALRAYLIDQDALPDEPLIAAMPVSMRDDSSSEGNAVTAIMANLATDQPDPERRLSAVVASTRKAKQVIRGLTPLQALTFGAATFAPLALAPIPGFLRSTPPQFNVLISNVPGPAQPMYWNGAQLDGCYPVSIVMHGQALNITVTTTGDQVNFGLIGARKELPSLQRILTHLDTALGDLEKVAGVAP, from the coding sequence ATGCCCTATATGCCGGTCACCGAATCGATGTTTCTCATCGCCGAGACCCGCGAGCAACCCATGCACGCGGGTGGCCTGCAATTGTTCATCCCCCGCGCCGGACAGTCGGCAACCGAGCTCGCCGAGGAGATCTTCGAGACGTTCCACTCCTGCCCCGAGATCCGGCCCCTCTTCCGTAAGCGGCCGGCGTCACCGGCATCACTGGTCGGCACGCTGGCCTGGTCGTTCGACGACGACATCGACGTCGACTATCACGTACGGCGAGCCGTGTTGCCGCCCCCGGGCCGCATCCGCGAACTCCTGCGCTACGTCTCCCTGAACCACAGCGCCCTGCTCGACCGAACCCGGCCGATGTGGGAGCTGCACATCATCGAGGGCCTCGACGACGGGCGCGTCGCCGTCTACACCAAGATTCACCACTCGCTGATCGACGGCGTGTCGGCGCTGCGACTTCTCGAGAACTCACTGTCCCCGGATCCCGAGGCCCGCCACGGGACGGCGTGGTGGGACCCGGCGCTGATCCGCCGCCGAGGGCCCCGTCCGCCCAGGTCACTGCTCTCGCGGATCACCGCGCCGATCGGTCAGGCCATCGACGTCGTCGGCCAGGTGGTTGGCGCCGCCCCCGCCGCGGCGAAGATCGCCTGGACCGCGGTCACCGACGACCACTTCGCCTCGCCGTTCGTACCGGCCCCGAAGACCATCCTCGATGTGCCGATCGGCAGCGCACGCCGGTTCGCCGCCCAGCAGTGGCCACGCCACCGCCTCGACGCGATCGGTCGCGCGCTCGGCATCACCTTCAACGACGTCGTCGTCGGGATGTGCTCGGGCGCGCTGCGTGCCTACCTCATCGACCAGGACGCACTACCGGACGAGCCGTTGATCGCCGCGATGCCGGTGTCCATGCGCGACGACTCGAGCAGCGAAGGCAACGCGGTCACCGCCATCATGGCGAACCTCGCCACCGACCAACCCGACCCCGAACGCCGACTGTCGGCGGTGGTCGCCTCCACCCGCAAGGCCAAGCAGGTGATCCGCGGGCTGACGCCGCTGCAGGCCCTGACCTTCGGGGCCGCGACATTCGCGCCGCTGGCACTGGCCCCCATTCCGGGTTTCCTGCGGTCCACGCCACCGCAGTTCAACGTGCTGATCAGCAACGTGCCGGGACCCGCTCAGCCCATGTACTGGAACGGCGCCCAACTCGACGGCTGCTACCCGGTGTCGATCGTCATGCACGGACAGGCACTCAACATCACCGTCACCACCACGGGCGACCAGGTGAACTTCGGACTCATCGGTGCGCGCAAGGAATTGCCGAGCCTGCAGCGCATCCTGACCCACCTCGACACTGCGCTCGGCGATCTGGAGAAGGTTGCGGGCGTGGCCCCGTGA
- a CDS encoding (Fe-S)-binding protein translates to MTSTTIAIGTTAAVLSLFCWAIFFRGIWRILRSMAQGQSVERARFFPIGPRLMTMLKEFIAHTRMVKFRTVGWAHWLVMVGFLGGFLLWFEAYGQSIDPEFHWPVFGNWFIWHLWDELLGIATVVGILVLMAIRQMNHPRLPERLSRFSGSNFRAAYFVELVVLLEGLGMIFVKAGKIATYGHANASSDFFTMQVAKLLPASPTLVSIFAVIKLMSGMVWLAVVGYYINWGVAWHRFSAFFNIYLKREADGGVALGAAKPMLSQGKVLDMETADPDVDAFGAGKIEDFSWKGWLDFTTCTECGRCQSQCPAWNTGKPLSPKLLIMSLRDHGYGKAPYLMAGGRKDMAGDEVGLVDADGNVDEAKLNAIPESARAEASRKLVGESKGALGGGDGIEAADGEFDPEALGAVIDTETLWSCTTCGACVEQCPVDIEHVDHILDMRRYQVLIESDFPTELAGMFKNLENKGNPWGQNASARTAWIDEMDIEIPVFGQDVETFEGFEYLFWVGCAGAYEDRAKKTTKAVAELLDVAAVNFLVLGQGETCTGDSARRAGNEFLFQMLAQQNIEMFGEVFATAPQQRKKIVVTCAHCFNAIGNEYPQLGGKYEVVHHTQLLNRLVREKRLVPVAPLGEGVTYHDPCYLGRHNKVYDAPRELMAASGSNLTEMPRHGERSMCCGAGGARMWMEEQIGKRINIDRVDEALDTLGTPNGDAPQKVATGCPFCRVMLTDGVTARTSNTEQEGKIEVVDVAQLLLESVKRGAPEVERGGRYLGPASVPSAEPEPAAEPEKEPEPAVAAAATATATEAKPKPKVGLGMKGGKKPGAAAKTAAPAEAAPAETKPAETKPAEKKPAAKGFGMGAKAKKPGAAKADAGSAAPAPAQAESSAAVESAAATTSADNPPVEKKPAAKGFGMGKAKRPGAASNAAAPAAGVTAPAENKVAEAESAPEAAPTADTEAAAADTGGAATEAKAGKAKGFGMAAGKKRPGGIGKAAAPAAAAPSAPAAPEAPAESAEAPAAGTAEADEAPSTTAAATEAKPGKAKGFGMAAGKKRPGGIGKASAAPAATPEPAAREPEPAEPAAEPETAQAPVEDSTETDSPAEESAPSPNGSPDKTIAEAGASKAKGFGIAAGKKRPGHS, encoded by the coding sequence GTGACTTCCACGACGATCGCCATCGGTACCACCGCAGCAGTCTTGAGTCTGTTCTGTTGGGCCATCTTCTTCCGCGGCATCTGGCGAATCCTGCGGTCGATGGCTCAGGGCCAGAGCGTCGAGCGCGCGCGGTTCTTCCCCATCGGCCCCCGGTTGATGACGATGCTCAAGGAGTTCATCGCGCACACGCGGATGGTCAAGTTCCGCACGGTTGGGTGGGCTCACTGGTTGGTGATGGTCGGCTTCCTCGGCGGATTCCTGCTGTGGTTCGAGGCCTACGGCCAGTCGATCGACCCGGAGTTCCACTGGCCGGTGTTCGGCAATTGGTTCATCTGGCATCTCTGGGATGAGCTGCTCGGGATCGCCACCGTGGTGGGCATCCTCGTGCTGATGGCGATCCGCCAGATGAACCACCCTCGATTGCCCGAGCGGCTGTCCCGCTTCTCCGGATCGAACTTCCGCGCTGCATACTTCGTCGAGCTGGTGGTCCTGCTCGAGGGGCTGGGAATGATCTTCGTGAAGGCCGGCAAGATCGCCACCTACGGCCACGCGAACGCCAGTTCGGACTTCTTCACCATGCAGGTCGCGAAGCTGCTGCCGGCGAGCCCGACGTTGGTGTCCATCTTCGCGGTGATCAAGCTGATGAGCGGCATGGTCTGGCTCGCGGTGGTGGGCTACTACATCAACTGGGGCGTCGCATGGCACCGGTTCTCTGCCTTCTTCAACATCTACCTCAAGCGTGAGGCCGACGGCGGGGTCGCGCTGGGTGCGGCCAAGCCGATGTTGAGCCAGGGCAAGGTCCTGGACATGGAGACCGCCGACCCGGATGTGGACGCGTTCGGCGCCGGCAAGATCGAGGACTTCTCCTGGAAGGGCTGGCTCGACTTCACCACGTGTACCGAGTGCGGCCGCTGCCAGAGCCAGTGCCCCGCCTGGAACACCGGCAAGCCACTGTCGCCCAAGCTGCTGATCATGTCGCTGCGCGACCACGGCTACGGCAAGGCGCCCTATCTGATGGCCGGCGGCCGCAAGGACATGGCCGGCGACGAGGTCGGCCTGGTCGATGCCGACGGCAACGTCGACGAGGCCAAGCTCAACGCGATTCCCGAGTCCGCGCGCGCCGAGGCGTCGCGCAAGCTGGTCGGCGAGAGCAAGGGTGCGCTCGGCGGCGGCGACGGCATCGAGGCCGCCGACGGCGAGTTCGACCCCGAGGCGCTGGGTGCGGTCATCGACACCGAGACCCTGTGGAGCTGCACCACGTGCGGTGCCTGCGTCGAGCAGTGCCCGGTGGACATCGAGCACGTCGACCACATCCTGGACATGCGCCGCTACCAGGTGCTGATCGAGTCGGACTTCCCGACCGAGCTGGCCGGCATGTTCAAGAACCTGGAGAACAAGGGCAACCCGTGGGGCCAGAACGCCTCGGCCCGCACCGCCTGGATCGACGAGATGGACATCGAGATCCCGGTGTTCGGCCAGGACGTCGAGACCTTCGAGGGCTTCGAGTATCTGTTCTGGGTCGGCTGCGCCGGCGCCTACGAGGACCGCGCGAAGAAGACCACCAAGGCCGTCGCCGAACTGCTGGACGTGGCCGCGGTGAACTTCCTGGTGCTGGGACAGGGCGAGACCTGTACCGGCGACTCGGCACGCCGCGCGGGCAACGAGTTCCTGTTCCAGATGCTGGCCCAGCAGAATATCGAGATGTTCGGCGAGGTCTTCGCCACGGCACCGCAACAGCGCAAGAAGATCGTGGTGACCTGCGCCCATTGCTTCAACGCGATCGGCAACGAGTACCCGCAACTGGGCGGCAAGTACGAGGTGGTGCACCACACGCAGCTGCTCAACCGTCTGGTCCGCGAGAAGCGACTGGTCCCGGTCGCCCCGCTCGGCGAGGGCGTCACCTACCACGACCCGTGCTACCTGGGTCGCCACAACAAGGTCTACGACGCCCCGCGTGAGCTGATGGCCGCGTCCGGCTCCAACCTCACCGAGATGCCGCGTCACGGCGAACGGTCCATGTGCTGCGGCGCCGGTGGCGCGCGGATGTGGATGGAAGAGCAGATCGGCAAGCGGATCAACATCGACCGGGTCGACGAGGCGCTGGATACGTTGGGTACCCCCAACGGCGATGCTCCGCAGAAGGTCGCGACCGGCTGCCCGTTCTGCCGCGTGATGCTCACCGACGGGGTCACCGCCCGTACGTCGAACACCGAGCAAGAGGGCAAGATCGAGGTCGTCGACGTCGCCCAGTTGCTGCTCGAGTCGGTCAAGCGCGGTGCGCCGGAGGTGGAGCGCGGCGGCCGCTACCTCGGCCCGGCGTCGGTGCCGAGCGCCGAACCGGAGCCCGCTGCCGAACCGGAGAAGGAACCGGAGCCGGCCGTCGCGGCTGCTGCGACCGCTACGGCGACCGAGGCGAAGCCGAAGCCGAAGGTCGGCCTGGGCATGAAGGGCGGCAAGAAGCCCGGTGCGGCGGCCAAGACCGCGGCGCCTGCGGAGGCCGCGCCTGCCGAGACGAAGCCCGCCGAGACGAAGCCTGCGGAGAAGAAGCCTGCCGCCAAGGGCTTCGGCATGGGCGCCAAGGCCAAGAAGCCGGGTGCGGCCAAGGCCGACGCCGGTTCCGCGGCACCCGCACCGGCGCAGGCCGAGTCGTCGGCGGCCGTGGAGTCGGCCGCCGCGACCACGTCGGCCGACAACCCACCGGTGGAGAAGAAGCCGGCCGCCAAGGGCTTCGGCATGGGCAAGGCCAAGCGTCCGGGCGCGGCATCGAACGCCGCTGCTCCCGCGGCCGGCGTGACCGCCCCGGCCGAGAACAAGGTCGCCGAAGCCGAGTCGGCGCCCGAGGCCGCACCGACCGCCGACACCGAAGCCGCAGCCGCCGATACCGGCGGCGCCGCGACGGAGGCCAAGGCGGGTAAGGCCAAGGGCTTCGGCATGGCGGCGGGCAAGAAGCGGCCGGGCGGGATCGGGAAGGCCGCGGCACCTGCCGCAGCTGCGCCGTCGGCACCGGCCGCGCCGGAGGCTCCCGCCGAGTCGGCCGAGGCCCCGGCCGCCGGCACGGCCGAGGCCGACGAAGCGCCGTCCACGACAGCTGCCGCCACGGAAGCCAAGCCCGGCAAGGCCAAGGGCTTCGGCATGGCCGCCGGCAAGAAACGGCCGGGCGGAATCGGCAAGGCATCGGCGGCACCGGCCGCGACGCCGGAGCCGGCTGCGCGCGAACCCGAACCGGCCGAGCCCGCGGCAGAGCCGGAGACGGCGCAAGCACCTGTCGAGGACTCGACCGAAACCGATTCCCCTGCCGAGGAATCGGCACCGTCGCCCAACGGGTCTCCGGACAAGACGATCGCCGAGGCCGGCGCCTCCAAGGCCAAGGGCTTCGGGATCGCCGCGGGCAAGAAGCGGCCCGGCCACTCGTAG
- a CDS encoding pyridoxal phosphate-dependent aminotransferase: protein MSRPHVSHLNQNLKPLEQSQKLQNVCYEIRGPVHAHAARLESEGHRILKLNIGNPALFGFEAPDVIMRDMIHALPYSQGYSESAGVLSARRAVVTRYELIPDFPYFDVDDVILGNGVSELITMTMQALLNDGDEVLIPAPDYPLWTAMTSLSGGRPVHYRCDEENGWNPDVADIASKITDRTKAIVIINPNNPTGAVYSREVLEQLVELARQHSLLIMADEIYDKILYDDAEHINVASLAPDLLCLTFNGLSKAYRVCGYRAGWLVLTGPKEHARGFIEGLGILASTRLCSNVPGQHAIQVALGGYQSIDALVAPGGRLFEQRNVTWDKLNAIPGVSCVKPMGALYAFPRLDPNVHEIHNDELFVQDLLLQEKILVVQGTGFNLTDHNHFRIVTLPWARDLDEAIDRIGNFLSSYRQ, encoded by the coding sequence GTGAGTAGACCGCATGTATCGCATCTGAACCAGAACCTCAAGCCACTCGAGCAGTCCCAGAAGCTGCAGAACGTGTGCTACGAGATCAGGGGTCCGGTACACGCGCACGCGGCCCGGCTCGAGTCCGAGGGACATCGGATTCTGAAGCTGAACATCGGCAATCCGGCACTGTTCGGGTTCGAGGCGCCCGACGTGATCATGCGCGACATGATCCACGCACTCCCCTATTCGCAAGGCTATTCGGAGTCGGCCGGCGTGCTGTCGGCGCGCCGCGCGGTGGTCACCCGATATGAGCTGATCCCGGACTTCCCCTACTTCGACGTCGATGACGTGATCCTGGGCAACGGCGTGTCCGAGCTGATCACCATGACGATGCAGGCACTGCTCAACGACGGCGACGAGGTGCTGATCCCGGCACCGGACTATCCGCTGTGGACGGCGATGACCTCGCTGTCGGGTGGCCGCCCGGTGCATTACCGGTGCGACGAGGAGAACGGCTGGAACCCCGACGTCGCCGACATCGCATCCAAGATCACCGACCGCACCAAGGCGATCGTCATCATCAACCCGAACAACCCGACCGGCGCGGTCTACTCCCGTGAGGTGCTCGAGCAGCTGGTCGAACTCGCCCGGCAGCATTCGCTGTTGATCATGGCCGACGAGATCTACGACAAGATCCTCTACGACGACGCCGAGCACATCAATGTCGCCTCGCTCGCGCCGGATCTGCTGTGCCTGACCTTCAACGGACTGTCCAAGGCCTACCGGGTGTGCGGATACCGGGCCGGCTGGCTGGTACTGACCGGCCCCAAGGAGCATGCGCGCGGCTTCATCGAGGGACTCGGCATCCTCGCATCGACCCGGCTGTGTTCCAACGTGCCCGGCCAGCACGCCATTCAGGTGGCCCTCGGCGGGTATCAGAGCATCGACGCGCTCGTCGCACCGGGCGGGCGCCTCTTCGAGCAGCGCAACGTGACCTGGGACAAGCTCAACGCCATCCCCGGTGTCAGCTGCGTGAAACCGATGGGCGCGCTGTACGCCTTTCCGAGGCTGGACCCCAACGTGCACGAGATCCACAACGACGAGCTGTTCGTCCAGGATCTGCTGCTGCAGGAGAAGATCCTGGTGGTGCAGGGCACCGGCTTCAATCTGACCGACCACAACCACTTCCGGATCGTCACCCTGCCCTGGGCCCGCGACCTCGACGAGGCGATCGACCGGATCGGCAACTTCCTGTCGTCCTACCGACAGTGA
- a CDS encoding SDR family oxidoreductase yields MVDWRKQWVRNGGVSLAVFEVAGSAADDSGEHRPTVLLVHGWPDTHHLWTHVAPALARDFHVVAYDCRGFGESDRPEGDAAYRLDALADDLFAVGEAVSPERPIHVVGHDWGSVQAWEAVTQPGAESRIASFVSVSGPNLDQLGAWARKSLSRPTPRHVKDVLAQAGSSAYTVFFQLPVVPRLFFGVAGSPTLWREFLHLIEGTPRANVIVGDTLRADMISGLRLYRANIRAKLADPRTRPTSVPTLELVNERDIALRPAIFDDTHRYTQRLWRRSTPTGHWLPYTNPDHLVRSASDFIATHASRSTPAIAARVDRTRVFGTPHPLSGKLAVITGAGSGIGRETAFALAEQGCELILADIDLAGADETARQSKALGTQASPYELDVADVGALAAFAESVRDRHGTPDIVINNAGIGLAGSVLAATDEQVDRLLGVNLRGVISGSRVFGRLMAERGIGGHIVNVSSAAAFTPQRSLGLYSASKAGVLLFSESLRAELGEHRIGVSAICPGIVDTHIVSATPIAGLPAAEEETERRRLDGLYRRRGFTPDRVAREIVDAIIGNKAVVPVTPEAKIGYRIYRFTPWLSRLGARQKVVG; encoded by the coding sequence ATGGTCGATTGGCGTAAGCAATGGGTCCGCAACGGCGGCGTGTCGCTGGCCGTCTTCGAAGTGGCCGGGTCGGCCGCCGACGACAGCGGCGAGCACCGCCCCACGGTCCTGCTGGTGCACGGCTGGCCCGACACGCACCATCTGTGGACCCATGTCGCGCCGGCGCTGGCCCGCGACTTCCATGTCGTCGCCTATGACTGCCGCGGTTTCGGTGAGAGCGACCGTCCCGAGGGCGACGCCGCCTACCGGCTCGATGCACTCGCCGACGACCTGTTCGCGGTCGGCGAGGCGGTGAGCCCGGAACGACCGATCCATGTGGTCGGGCACGATTGGGGGTCGGTGCAGGCGTGGGAAGCGGTGACACAGCCCGGGGCTGAGAGTCGGATCGCCTCATTCGTGTCGGTGTCGGGCCCCAACCTGGATCAGCTGGGCGCGTGGGCACGCAAGAGTCTGTCGCGCCCCACCCCGCGGCACGTGAAGGACGTGCTGGCACAGGCTGGTTCCTCGGCGTATACGGTGTTCTTCCAGCTGCCGGTAGTACCGCGGCTGTTCTTCGGCGTCGCCGGGTCACCGACGTTGTGGCGCGAATTCCTGCATCTGATCGAGGGCACGCCGCGGGCGAATGTCATCGTCGGCGACACCCTGCGCGCCGACATGATCTCCGGGCTCCGGCTGTACCGCGCGAATATCCGTGCCAAGCTGGCCGACCCGCGCACCCGGCCGACCTCGGTACCGACACTCGAGTTGGTCAACGAGCGCGACATCGCGCTGCGCCCGGCGATCTTCGACGACACCCACCGCTATACCCAGCGGTTGTGGCGGCGCAGCACCCCGACCGGTCACTGGCTGCCCTACACCAACCCGGATCACTTGGTGCGCAGCGCATCCGACTTCATCGCGACCCATGCGTCGCGTTCGACGCCGGCCATCGCCGCGCGGGTGGACCGCACCCGCGTCTTCGGCACGCCACACCCGTTGTCGGGGAAACTGGCTGTGATCACCGGCGCCGGCAGCGGCATCGGCCGCGAGACCGCCTTCGCCCTGGCCGAACAGGGATGTGAACTGATCCTCGCCGACATCGATCTCGCCGGCGCGGACGAGACGGCCCGGCAGAGCAAGGCATTGGGCACGCAGGCCTCGCCCTACGAGCTCGACGTCGCCGACGTCGGTGCGCTGGCCGCCTTCGCCGAGTCCGTGCGTGATCGACACGGCACCCCCGACATCGTGATCAACAACGCCGGAATCGGTCTGGCCGGAAGCGTCCTGGCCGCCACCGACGAGCAGGTCGACCGGTTGCTCGGCGTGAACCTGCGCGGGGTCATCTCCGGCAGCCGCGTATTCGGTCGGCTGATGGCGGAACGCGGGATCGGCGGGCACATCGTGAACGTGTCGTCGGCGGCGGCGTTCACACCCCAGCGGTCACTCGGGCTCTACTCCGCCTCGAAGGCGGGCGTGCTGTTGTTCTCGGAGTCGTTGCGCGCCGAGCTCGGCGAGCATCGGATCGGGGTCTCGGCGATCTGTCCCGGCATCGTCGACACGCACATCGTCAGTGCCACGCCGATCGCGGGCCTGCCCGCCGCCGAGGAGGAAACCGAACGCCGACGACTCGACGGCCTGTACCGGCGCCGCGGATTCACACCCGACCGGGTGGCGCGCGAGATCGTCGATGCCATCATCGGCAACAAGGCGGTCGTCCCGGTCACCCCTGAGGCCAAGATCGGCTACCGCATCTATCGATTCACACCATGGCTGTCGCGGCTCGGCGCGCGTCAGAAGGTGGTGGGGTAA
- a CDS encoding metal-dependent hydrolase: protein MSGQPLDVDGSDPGPVELHARNVTFDWSETPLHWIPDHPVASNFISVLNLLLPEGERWFVQTYNEALPLVADDELAATMRGFIGQEAMHAEAHDHVLWAFLDTRGIDPRPYQRQMEWIFRKVLGPRDSGTPVARQKHLVERLWLIAALEHYTAILGDFALNNSWVESGADPGMTDLFTWHGAEEVEHRAVAHEVAVYFGDSYLRRGRAMLVVLPILLLLINRGFRYIMRQDPTVRYNFFQRQYHYHRGVRAGVLPKMRKIVLATFSYFRPGFHPNEIGSTAQAVAYLAASPAARNAG from the coding sequence ATGAGCGGCCAACCTCTCGACGTCGACGGCTCCGATCCGGGTCCGGTCGAATTGCACGCGCGCAACGTCACGTTCGACTGGTCCGAGACCCCGCTGCACTGGATTCCCGACCATCCGGTGGCATCCAATTTCATCAGCGTGCTCAATCTGCTGCTGCCGGAGGGAGAACGGTGGTTCGTACAGACCTACAACGAGGCACTGCCCCTGGTCGCCGATGACGAACTCGCCGCGACGATGCGCGGTTTCATCGGACAAGAGGCCATGCACGCCGAAGCCCACGACCATGTCCTCTGGGCGTTCCTCGACACCCGCGGGATCGATCCCCGCCCCTATCAGCGGCAGATGGAGTGGATTTTCCGCAAGGTGCTGGGCCCCAGGGACTCCGGGACCCCCGTCGCCCGGCAGAAGCACCTCGTGGAGCGGCTGTGGTTGATCGCGGCTCTCGAGCACTACACCGCCATCCTCGGCGATTTCGCACTCAACAACTCCTGGGTGGAATCCGGCGCAGATCCCGGCATGACCGATCTGTTCACCTGGCATGGCGCCGAGGAGGTCGAGCACCGCGCGGTGGCACACGAGGTGGCCGTCTACTTCGGCGACAGCTACCTGCGACGCGGCCGCGCCATGCTGGTGGTGCTACCGATCCTGCTACTGCTGATCAATCGGGGCTTCCGCTACATCATGCGCCAGGACCCGACGGTGCGGTACAACTTCTTTCAGCGTCAGTACCACTACCATCGCGGGGTGCGCGCCGGGGTGCTACCCAAGATGCGCAAGATCGTGCTGGCCACTTTCAGCTACTTCCGACCGGGCTTCCATCCCAACGAGATCGGTAGTACCGCGCAAGCGGTCGCCTACCTCGCGGCCTCACCGGCTGCGCGCAACGCGGGCTGA
- a CDS encoding PDR/VanB family oxidoreductase — translation MNQRAHPHSTEMTSPPPHLYGRWRHDPLLRVGTLIAKMWWPFWRPLAPLHVPATDDGVTVLRVVDRTMVAEDENVVALTFGAPDGGPLARWHPGAHLDLLLPSGRMREYSLCGDPADRLHYRIAVRRIPDGGGGSIEVHDTLTVGTEVSIKGPRNAFPLSIPGHGSPARSVRFIAAGIGITPILPMMAAADRFGLDWSMIYTGRSRESIPFIDELARFGDRVQIRTDDEHGLPTMDALLGSVDPETGCTPSGLAVYCCGPVPILEALWAHLADRRDIELHYERFSPPPVDNGEPFTITLASTGRRIPVAADETALAALRREIPSVPYSCRQGFCGTCKVRMLAGDADHRDNILTEPERAAGAFLTCVSRSSGGDLTLDL, via the coding sequence ATGAATCAGCGCGCACACCCGCACAGCACGGAGATGACCTCTCCCCCACCGCACCTCTACGGCCGGTGGCGTCACGATCCGCTGCTGCGCGTCGGCACCCTGATCGCGAAGATGTGGTGGCCGTTCTGGCGTCCGCTGGCGCCGCTACACGTACCGGCCACCGACGACGGGGTCACCGTCCTTCGGGTCGTGGACCGAACGATGGTGGCCGAGGACGAGAATGTGGTCGCGCTGACCTTCGGCGCGCCCGACGGCGGTCCGCTGGCGCGCTGGCATCCCGGCGCCCATCTCGATCTGCTGTTGCCGTCCGGCCGCATGCGCGAGTACTCGCTGTGCGGCGACCCGGCCGACCGGCTTCACTACCGCATCGCGGTCCGCCGCATCCCGGACGGCGGCGGCGGGTCGATCGAGGTCCACGACACGCTGACCGTGGGCACCGAGGTGTCGATCAAGGGTCCGCGCAACGCTTTTCCACTGTCCATACCGGGCCACGGATCGCCGGCCCGATCGGTCCGCTTCATCGCCGCCGGCATCGGCATCACCCCGATCCTGCCGATGATGGCTGCCGCCGACCGGTTCGGACTCGACTGGTCGATGATATACACCGGCCGGAGCCGGGAGTCGATCCCGTTCATCGACGAACTCGCGCGCTTCGGCGATCGAGTCCAGATCCGGACCGACGATGAACACGGACTGCCGACCATGGACGCCCTGCTGGGATCGGTGGACCCCGAAACCGGCTGCACGCCTTCCGGACTGGCGGTGTACTGCTGCGGTCCGGTGCCGATACTGGAGGCGCTCTGGGCCCATCTCGCCGATCGACGCGACATCGAGCTGCACTACGAGCGATTCAGCCCACCGCCGGTGGACAACGGCGAGCCGTTCACGATCACCCTCGCGTCGACCGGCCGCCGGATTCCGGTGGCCGCCGACGAGACGGCGCTGGCGGCACTGCGCCGGGAGATTCCGTCGGTGCCGTACTCCTGCCGGCAAGGATTCTGCGGCACCTGCAAGGTGAGGATGCTGGCCGGCGACGCCGATCACCGCGACAACATCCTCACCGAGCCCGAGCGCGCAGCGGGCGCTTTCCTGACGTGTGTCTCACGCAGTTCCGGCGGTGACCTCACGCTCGACCTGTAG